From a single Collibacillus ludicampi genomic region:
- the trmL gene encoding tRNA (uridine(34)/cytosine(34)/5-carboxymethylaminomethyluridine(34)-2'-O)-methyltransferase TrmL — translation MHIVLVEPEIPANTGNISRTCAATGITLHLVRPLGFSTDDKHLKRAGLDYWHLLDLHYHDSFDDLKAKYPNGRFFYATTKAKRWYSEFQYREDDFFVFGKETKGLPDELIQENMDTCIRIPIRADARSLNLSNAVAIVVFEALRQLNFPGLR, via the coding sequence ATGCACATCGTTTTGGTAGAGCCGGAGATCCCGGCGAACACGGGAAATATCTCACGCACATGTGCGGCAACAGGTATCACTTTGCATCTGGTGAGACCGCTTGGTTTTTCTACAGATGATAAGCATTTGAAGCGGGCGGGCCTCGATTACTGGCACCTGCTCGATTTACACTATCATGACAGCTTCGATGACTTGAAGGCTAAATATCCGAACGGCCGTTTTTTTTATGCAACGACCAAGGCGAAACGTTGGTACAGTGAGTTTCAATATCGTGAAGACGATTTTTTTGTATTCGGCAAGGAGACAAAAGGCTTGCCGGATGAACTGATACAAGAGAATATGGATACATGTATCCGCATTCCGATCCGGGCCGATGCTCGTTCTCTGAACTTGTCCAACGCGGTTGCGATCGTTGTATTTGAAGCGTTGCGCCAACTGAATTTTCCCGGGTTGCGTTAA
- a CDS encoding MTAP family purine nucleoside phosphorylase: MSNQQIPRTPYAIIGGSSTFSIRFPEDLELPDCEILADGLVFDTPYGTSPKFKLFRLGDKEVLTVKMHGWRPNEVTRAVASQQLFWVFAQAGVKKIYAEGGVGAINHLLRTRDIVVPTDYIDRSMRVDVGLGGPYLLIMRQPTCPHGRKRLVRAAEQNPIGRVFDRSIYANTDGRHFESVAEVQALKILGADVVGQSMCPEVYLAREIGACYARLDMVVNYAEGIVKDWEHEVLKDIFYNESKAIARMLIDAMKDTPLSEDCGCADLRKDTLLRDNEG, from the coding sequence ATGAGCAATCAACAAATTCCAAGGACGCCGTACGCAATCATAGGCGGATCGAGCACTTTTTCCATACGGTTTCCGGAAGATCTTGAATTACCCGATTGTGAAATACTTGCTGACGGTCTTGTTTTTGACACGCCCTATGGGACAAGCCCGAAATTCAAGTTGTTTCGTTTAGGAGACAAGGAGGTTCTCACCGTCAAAATGCACGGTTGGCGGCCGAATGAAGTGACTCGTGCAGTCGCTTCCCAACAGTTGTTCTGGGTATTCGCCCAGGCAGGTGTTAAGAAGATCTACGCGGAAGGTGGGGTCGGCGCCATCAACCATCTCTTGCGTACGCGAGATATCGTTGTTCCGACCGACTACATCGATCGCTCGATGAGAGTGGATGTCGGTTTGGGCGGCCCATACCTTCTCATCATGAGGCAGCCGACTTGTCCGCACGGACGCAAGCGGTTGGTTCGGGCTGCAGAACAAAACCCGATCGGCCGTGTATTTGATCGCAGCATTTATGCCAATACGGACGGACGTCATTTCGAATCGGTAGCCGAGGTACAAGCATTGAAAATCCTCGGTGCCGATGTCGTCGGTCAGAGCATGTGCCCGGAAGTGTATCTTGCTCGGGAAATAGGGGCATGTTACGCGCGTCTCGACATGGTCGTGAATTATGCCGAAGGGATCGTGAAAGATTGGGAGCATGAGGTGCTGAAAGATATTTTTTACAACGAATCGAAGGCGATCGCTCGCATGCTCATCGACGCGATGAAGGATACACCTCTGAGCGAAGACTGCGGTTGTGCCGATCTGCGAAAAGATACATTGCTGCGCGATAACGAAGGGTAG
- a CDS encoding spore germination protein, protein MPAIVGAFKVVTVGGVLQTGDSAYIVPKTLSKTYVGSGAFNTGDVARTMSILNTTNTNDQDVNDANQRTAF, encoded by the coding sequence ATGCCTGCGATCGTCGGAGCGTTTAAAGTGGTTACTGTAGGGGGAGTTCTGCAGACAGGCGATTCCGCTTATATCGTTCCCAAAACATTATCCAAAACATATGTAGGTTCCGGAGCGTTCAATACGGGAGATGTCGCGCGAACGATGTCCATTCTCAATACCACAAATACAAATGACCAAGATGTCAATGATGCAAACCAACGGACAGCTTTTTAA